ATGGTAAGGTCGCCTTTCCGATCGATCAAACAGGCAAATGGATGATCAGCACAGTGCATATGACCGCAAATAGCAATCTTACAGAAGCCGACTGGCAGAGCTACTGGGGAAGTTACACCTTCGGTTTCTACTGACCGGAGACACGGTAAAATCGGCATGCTGAATTGTCACAAATCACCCCCTTATTTGTCGCAATCTACCCTTGATGGATGTAAAGTGAACGGGTAAGTTTGTACAAAAACAAATCAGAAACAGCATGCTTTCAGAACCTAAAATGGAGCGCCGGAGTGAAAGGCCATATCTGGCTATTGCAAAAACTGTTCACATGAACGATATCCCGGATGTTTTGCCACCGCTCATCCCGGAAGTAAAGCAATGGATGGAAGGGCAGGGGGTTAAGGCTTCCGGACCGGATTTTTTTCTTTATAAATCCATGAACGGGCAAGGTGAACTGGATTGTGAGGCCGGCTTTCCCGTCAGCGAGGAGATTGAAGGCAACGGCCGTGTCATCGGTGGGTCTTTCCCGGCGGGCAACTACGCCAGCATCATTTACACCGGAGATTTTAAGGACATGATGCAGGCGCACGTCGCTTTGGAAAACTGGATATCACAGCAGGGACTTACCGAAAAGAAGCAAATTACAGACGGACGAACAGCGTGGGGCGGGCGCACTGAGTTTTATCTGGTAGATCCTGACTTTGAGCCAGATCCGGAAAAATGGCAGACGGAAGTCGTCTTTTTGCTGGAAGACTGACAACTTGAGCGGAAAGCCCGGTCCCGTTATTTCTGCAATCGAAACTATCGTCCGCGATAAAGAAGGCCAATTAGCTTCCGCCAATCCGCATAGGAAGTTACCTCGCCATTCATCAAAATAATCAGCCCGTTTTTGGAAAACGGGTCGTAAAGCATGTAAGTAGATACGCCCGGACTATGCCCGTTGTGACTGTACATGGGGGTTTCGGTGTTAAGTAAATACAAAAACCATGTGTGAAAGCCAAGGCTTAAATTCCTGGGTGTAAGTGTTTGCACGGCGAGGCTATCGATGATGGACTTCCCATTGAATTTGCCATTATTCGTCCAGCAGGCCAAAAATTTGGCAAGATCTCCAATACTGGTCCTTAATTGACCCGAAGGGTAATCTGGGAAAGTGCTTTGGTGTCGCTGTTGATAGACTTTTAGCGAATCAGAAAATGTGTAGGCGGTTGCCAGCTTGTCAGGATCAATACGATCAGGAAACCAGTTGGTATTGTGCATTTCAAGAGGGGTAAACAGTTTCTTTTGACAGTATTCATCAAAAGGCATTTTCGCGGTTCTTTCTACAATATAACCCAGGAGGGCATATCCCATATTCGAGTATTCGAAGCTGTCCCCCGGTGCGGTGTGGATAAAATTCTTGTCCTTTCGATAAGTCGGTCCGCCTGCTGCCAGATAATTCTGTAAAAAAGTACCTAACGCAATATCAGGACCTTTGTAATCTCCTTCCCAAAATGGGAGCAGGTAGTCGGGATTATCGCGTATTGAAGATCGGTGTCTTAATAAGTGCCTGATAGTGATGGGCTTCTCAGGGAAGAATGCGTTTCTGACAGGGAATGGTAAAAAGCCGTTTATGTCATCGTCCAGCGAAAAATATCCCTGTCCGACCAACTGCATAATGGCCGCTGCTGTTACAGTTTTTGCAACTGAGGCAATTTGAAAAACCGTGTTTTCGGTGACAGGGACTTGTTTTTCTAAATTTTGATATCCATAATAACCTGTCCAGGCCACTTTTCCTGATTCCAGTTTTGCTACTGCCAGGCCTGGTATATTGAGGCGCTTAAGTTCGGTTGAAACGGCAGAATCAAAGTTCGCTTGTTGTGCCACACATAAAGCACCCGGGAAGAAAGTGAACAAGATTGCGAGAAGTCGATCCGGGAGTAGCATGGAATATCTGGGAAGAAAAAGTAAAAGATTATTTGCCACCTTGAATTACCAGGCTGTTTTCTTTCGCACCTTTCTGAAATTCTTTTGTCTTTTGAGCCCTGGTCAGGTCGGTATGTTCTATTGTAATTTGCCGGCTGCGCTCGCCCTGTACCGAAATCAGCATTTCGCTGGCATCATTGTATTTCAACTGATCAAAACTGATGTTGGTACCATTGTCGATCATAATCACCGGCTTGGTTTTCTGTGTGATCAGTTTTACGTTTTTGAATTTAATCTGATCAGCGTCGGTCAGTTCCATGCCAGTCTCTGAGGCCAGTACCATGTTTTCCATTACAATATTCCTGACTGGCATTTCGGGCAAACCCCGCACAAAAACACCCTTCGTTGCGCCATTGCAGACGATATTCTCAAAATGCATATCCCTGAAAACCGGTGTGCCTTCATTCACTTCCGGTCGCATATCACGCTCACCGTCCGTTGCAAACTTCACAAAATAATACAGATCAAAAAATACCGCTTCCTGACGGATATCCTTCATGTAAATGTTTCTCGCGTAAATCTTTTCCACCACCCCGCCGCGGCCGCGTACCGACTTGAAGCGCAGCCCTTTATCTGTACCCATGAACGTACAGTTCTCCACAAAGATATTGCGCGCACCGCCGCTCATTTCACTGCCTACCACAAAGCCGCCGTGACCATTATATACCATATTATTCCGGATCACGCCATTTTCAGTAGGTATACCGCGTTTTCTTCCTTCTTCATCCTTGCCGGATTTAATGCAGATCGCGTCGTCGCCCACGTCCAGCGTACAGCCTTCGATCAGGAAGTTTTTGCAGGATTCGATGTCCATTCCGTCACCATTGTGCGCATATTCCGGATTTTTCGTGCGCACATTACGGATCGTCAGATCCTGGCACATCAGCGGATGCAGGCACCAGGCGGCAGAATTCTGGAAAGTAACGCCTTCCAGCAGCACCTTTTTACAATTGTTCAAAACCACCAGATTCGGCCGGAGGAAATCCTTCATTTCTGCAAAATCCTTTGGCTGCTTACCGGTTGTCAAAAGCATGCTCATACCTTCCACGCTGGCCTTTTTGAATTGCTCACTCGGATACCAGGTCTTACCGTCATCTTTCAAAACGCCGCCGGAAGCTACTTTTTCTTTCCATTGGCTTTCCGTCAATTGGGAACGGTGTACAGCCCGCCAGGCGTCGCCATTTCCGTCGATAATCCCTTTACCGGTGATCGCGATGTGTTCCAGATTTTTACCGGATATCGGCGATTCGTTCCGGGCGGCCGCTTTGCCTTCATAAAACCCTTCCGTTAGCGCATACTGGGTTTTGTCGGGGGTAAAAAGAAGGGTAGCCGCCTGGCTGAGGTGAAGGTTTACATTGCTTTTCATCACCACCGGCCCCGTCATCCAGAGTCCGGCAGGTACCAGCACCACACCACCGCCTTTCTTGCTGCAAGCGTCGATTGCCGAGTTGATCGCCTTGGTATTAAGTGTAATACCATCGGGTACCGCGCCAAATGCGGTTATGCGCAGGGTATCTTTTTTGAAGACCGGCTGCTGTATTTTAGGCAGGTTTGTCCAGCTGTAATTTTCAGTTTTTTTCTGGGCTTGCGCATGATTGAAAGCAAAAGCAGCCAGCGCCAGTAAGGGGATTAGTTTTTTTGAGATCATGAAATGTGGGTCTGTACAAATGTGATGACTTTTAAGCCTGTTTTTTCGCTGGTGTTTTTGTCGCCCTGAGCGCAGTCGAAGGGGAGGCTGCACGTTTCCCTTTGACTGCGCGGCAGCCGCTGCGCTCAGGGACACAAAGGTAAAAACTGCGCTCAGGGTGACAAGGTAGAGAATACCTACTGATAACCTTCATTCTGTTTAAATTCTGCCTTGTTCACAACTGCATCCAGCTGCGTTTGCGGAATGGGGCGTAGTACGTGGTGTTCCTGAATGTTGATCGCGTTATCGGGAGCGTACTTTTTGACGCGCTCCACGAGTTTCCCGGTTCTTTTCAGGTCAAACCAGCGCAGCTGCTCGCCTGCCAGCTCCCGCGCGCGTTCGTCGAGAATGAAGTCGAGGGTGACGTCCGCGGCTGTGATCTGCATGGCCGCTGCCTTGCCCGGCTTTGCAGCCCTCGTACGGATTATATTGATGTGTCTGGCTGCCTCCGCCTTATTACCCAGTTGCAATTGTGCTTCCGCAGCGATCAGGTACACTTCCGCCAGACGGATCACGAACACGTCCCGTGCACTCTGCGCCTCGTTCAGACTTGCGCGCGTCGGATCCATAAACTTGGAAAGTGTAGGGTAGCGCAGGTTGTCTTTTACCAAACCATCTGCCATGTAAACATCGTCGCGGTCGTAAGTCTGGTATTTTTTCGAATTTTCAATAGCGTCCGGAATGTTTTTCCTCGTAACATACACCGCCGTGTCACCTTTTGCAATACCGGCTGGAAGTGTTGCCGAGTTGGCGTACCAGGTTTCCATAAAACTACTTTCGTAACGCGCGTCGTTTTCTGAAAACAGGTCCAGCAGGAACCGGGTCGGCATATAGCGGTTGAATGGCCGGCCGTTCGGCAAATCCCTGATCATACCCGGACGGTCGTCGTATTTCATCAAAAACAATAAATGTGCATTGTTGCTGCCGCGACCATGACCATATGGATTAAAGGTCGAGTTTGACAGATCGTTCAGCGCCAGATTCGCAGCGTAATCAACCGTATAAATCACTTCCTTCGATTTCAGGTTGCCCATATTCCACAGGTTGGCAAAATTGCTTTCGAGCTGGTAACCGTAATTTCCATTCAAAACAGCCTCCGCCATATCCAGCGCCTCTTTGTTCATGCCGCGGGTAAGGTACATTCTCGCCAGAAACGCCTGCGCAGCACCTTTTGTAACGCGTCCGTATTGCGGCTGCGTAGCCGGCAGGTTTGCTACCGCAGTTTTCAGATCTTCAAAAATCTGGTTGTAGAAAGTCTCCACCGGCGTTTTGTTGGCCGTGGTGACAATCCCGCCCGTTTCGTCCGTCGTGAAATGCACGCCTCCCCAGGTTTCGACAATATGCCAGTAATAGAATGCGCGCAAAAAGCGAAGTTCTCCCTCGCGCACCGGACGTATCGCCGCCGGCAAGCCAGCGCCTTCAATGCGATTGATACCTCCGTTGCAAAGATTGACGGCTGCATATAGCTCCCGCCATTCGTTCGTTAAGGCAGCATTACTGCCTTGCAGGTTCAGGTATTGGGTTAAATCACGGTACACTTCGCCGGCGCCGCTCGTCCAGATGTCCGTTCCCGTTTCAGCAATGTTGTAGCCTTCTTCTTTTCCATACCACCATCTCTGGTACGAATAGGCTGCATTTACCAGTGTTTCAAAACCTTCCGGTGTTGTATAAACCGTCTCGGCGGTCAGTCCGGAGGGGTTATATTCTTCAAGGGCATCCTCGCAGGAGCTGAATGCCAGCAGGGAAATCGTCCATATGCCTGCTTTCCTGATCAATGAGTTCATCTTGTTACAGTTTTAGGGTTACAGGTTCACATTCAATCCAAAGACAAAAAGCTTCGTCATCGGGAAGTTTTCCGAGCCGCCGCGTTCCGGGTCGTAGTTCAGCCTGGTGAATGTCGCCAGGTTTTTGGCCGTTGCATACACACGCAGGCCGCGGATCACTTTCCAGTTCAGGTTGCTGACAGGCAGGTTATAGCCGAGCGTCACGTTACGAATGCGGGCGTAGGATCCATCCTGGTAACCCAATGTCGAAAGGTATTTCAAACCGGCATTTTTGTTGGGGCGCGGATATGCATTGGTCGGGTTTTCGGGCCTCCAGTAGTCCAGGCCGGCTGTGCTGTTTCCGACTCCCTGCTGGTCAAATCTTGCATAGCGATCAGAATTGATCATCGCACCAATTCTTGCAAAAATCATGACATTCAGATCAAAGCCTTTGTATTTAACCGTATTATCAAAACCGCCGCTCCATCTCGGGCGGGGCGTTCCCAAAATGATCCTGTCATTGACCGCATCAATTTTGCCATCACCATTCTGATCTTTTACTTTAATCTCACCCGGCAACTGCGTAGGCGAAACAGCCTTTGCGGCCTCGGCCTCGGAAGTCTGCCAGATACCCAGTTTTTCATAATCGTAAAAAACATTGATCGGATGTCCGATAAACCAGCCGTTTCCGATATCATTACCCTCGGTCACCAGCTCGGTGATCTGCTCGCGGTTTCTGGTAAACGTCAGGTTGGATGACCAGGTAAAGTCGTTCGTACGCACATTGGTCGTCGATAAAACCAACTCGATTCCCCGGTTTCGGGTTTTTCCAATGTTCTGTTTTACAGTGGTTACGCCCGTAGTAGGAGGCAGGCCGCGATCCAGCAGCAGGTCGGATGTGCGGGTATCATAGTAATCGACCGAAGCATTGATCCGGCTGTTGAAAAGCCCGAAATCGACCCCCAGATTCTGTGTAGCCGACAATTCCCAGCCCAGCAGGGTGTTGCCGACGTTTCTTGAAAAAGTGTAGGCAGGATAAGCCACTTCGTCAAATCCGAATGCAATGCGTGTCAACGTTGTCTGTGTCGCATAGGGACCGGAAGGGTCGTTTCCTGCAATACCGTAGCTGACGCGGAGTTTCAGGTCGCTCAGCACTTTCACATTTTTCATAAAATCCTCGTCGATCAGACGCCAGGCAAATGCAGCAGAGGGGAAAAACGTCCATTTGTTGCCGGTTGCCAGTTTAGAAGAACCGTCGCGGCGGGCAGTTAATGTGAACAGGTATCGTTCTTTAAAACCGTAATTCAAACGCGCCGCAAACGAAACGAGGTTGTTTTGCGAATACGCAGAGTTGATCTTGATCTCCTCGGTCGCGCTCCCCAGCGCGTAAAAAAGCTGCGATGGGAGCAGCTGGTTCACGCCCGAAGCCGACGCATTGTCCGATTTGGTCGAAAGCGTACTTCCGATTCCC
This Dyadobacter sp. UC 10 DNA region includes the following protein-coding sequences:
- a CDS encoding GyrI-like domain-containing protein, producing MLSEPKMERRSERPYLAIAKTVHMNDIPDVLPPLIPEVKQWMEGQGVKASGPDFFLYKSMNGQGELDCEAGFPVSEEIEGNGRVIGGSFPAGNYASIIYTGDFKDMMQAHVALENWISQQGLTEKKQITDGRTAWGGRTEFYLVDPDFEPDPEKWQTEVVFLLED
- a CDS encoding serine hydrolase domain-containing protein; this encodes MAQQANFDSAVSTELKRLNIPGLAVAKLESGKVAWTGYYGYQNLEKQVPVTENTVFQIASVAKTVTAAAIMQLVGQGYFSLDDDINGFLPFPVRNAFFPEKPITIRHLLRHRSSIRDNPDYLLPFWEGDYKGPDIALGTFLQNYLAAGGPTYRKDKNFIHTAPGDSFEYSNMGYALLGYIVERTAKMPFDEYCQKKLFTPLEMHNTNWFPDRIDPDKLATAYTFSDSLKVYQQRHQSTFPDYPSGQLRTSIGDLAKFLACWTNNGKFNGKSIIDSLAVQTLTPRNLSLGFHTWFLYLLNTETPMYSHNGHSPGVSTYMLYDPFSKNGLIILMNGEVTSYADWRKLIGLLYRGR
- a CDS encoding glycoside hydrolase family 28 protein, producing MISKKLIPLLALAAFAFNHAQAQKKTENYSWTNLPKIQQPVFKKDTLRITAFGAVPDGITLNTKAINSAIDACSKKGGGVVLVPAGLWMTGPVVMKSNVNLHLSQAATLLFTPDKTQYALTEGFYEGKAAARNESPISGKNLEHIAITGKGIIDGNGDAWRAVHRSQLTESQWKEKVASGGVLKDDGKTWYPSEQFKKASVEGMSMLLTTGKQPKDFAEMKDFLRPNLVVLNNCKKVLLEGVTFQNSAAWCLHPLMCQDLTIRNVRTKNPEYAHNGDGMDIESCKNFLIEGCTLDVGDDAICIKSGKDEEGRKRGIPTENGVIRNNMVYNGHGGFVVGSEMSGGARNIFVENCTFMGTDKGLRFKSVRGRGGVVEKIYARNIYMKDIRQEAVFFDLYYFVKFATDGERDMRPEVNEGTPVFRDMHFENIVCNGATKGVFVRGLPEMPVRNIVMENMVLASETGMELTDADQIKFKNVKLITQKTKPVIMIDNGTNISFDQLKYNDASEMLISVQGERSRQITIEHTDLTRAQKTKEFQKGAKENSLVIQGGK
- a CDS encoding RagB/SusD family nutrient uptake outer membrane protein codes for the protein MNSLIRKAGIWTISLLAFSSCEDALEEYNPSGLTAETVYTTPEGFETLVNAAYSYQRWWYGKEEGYNIAETGTDIWTSGAGEVYRDLTQYLNLQGSNAALTNEWRELYAAVNLCNGGINRIEGAGLPAAIRPVREGELRFLRAFYYWHIVETWGGVHFTTDETGGIVTTANKTPVETFYNQIFEDLKTAVANLPATQPQYGRVTKGAAQAFLARMYLTRGMNKEALDMAEAVLNGNYGYQLESNFANLWNMGNLKSKEVIYTVDYAANLALNDLSNSTFNPYGHGRGSNNAHLLFLMKYDDRPGMIRDLPNGRPFNRYMPTRFLLDLFSENDARYESSFMETWYANSATLPAGIAKGDTAVYVTRKNIPDAIENSKKYQTYDRDDVYMADGLVKDNLRYPTLSKFMDPTRASLNEAQSARDVFVIRLAEVYLIAAEAQLQLGNKAEAARHINIIRTRAAKPGKAAAMQITAADVTLDFILDERARELAGEQLRWFDLKRTGKLVERVKKYAPDNAINIQEHHVLRPIPQTQLDAVVNKAEFKQNEGYQ